The following proteins come from a genomic window of Actinopolyspora saharensis:
- a CDS encoding MBL fold metallo-hydrolase gives MLFQQFYLQSLGHASYLIGDEKTGQALVFDPRRDVDVYTEAARTHGMRIAYVADSHGHNDYLSGVTDLTERTRAQVWGSATGEFGYSHQPLRDGQVVEIGDVGLEVLHTPGHTPEHISLLVYDRAMSADQPALLLSGGALLVGDLARPDLLGGQEKAQEAARTFCATIQDKLLPLPDHVQVFPTHVAGSLCGGNIGSRLSTTLGYERRSNAILAEVDNTEGFVRECIRLDNLPAVPPYWQRMRVRNMAGVEPLGVLAEPPALTVAEFEQHRAEGVTVLDARQPEAFGGGHVPGALNVGLGAAFPTWAGTALPADAQVLLVLDHPGELWEATWQLLRIGYPPPLGWLRGGMSAWRTAAKPLEETPQITVGELNDELERGEVELLDVRQPDEWANGHVPGATYITGAELPERLDEVPADKPVAVTCGSGYRSSVATSLLQRHGRNEVRNVLGGMSAWKQAELPTTREG, from the coding sequence GTGCTGTTTCAGCAGTTCTACCTGCAGTCGCTGGGGCATGCCTCCTATCTGATCGGCGATGAGAAGACGGGGCAGGCGTTGGTGTTCGACCCGCGCCGCGATGTGGACGTCTACACCGAGGCTGCACGCACCCATGGGATGCGCATCGCTTATGTGGCTGATTCGCACGGCCACAACGACTACCTCTCCGGGGTGACCGATCTCACCGAGCGCACGCGTGCTCAGGTGTGGGGATCGGCGACCGGCGAGTTCGGCTACTCCCACCAGCCCCTCCGAGACGGGCAGGTCGTCGAGATCGGCGATGTCGGCCTCGAGGTGCTGCACACCCCGGGCCACACACCGGAGCACATCAGCCTGCTGGTCTACGACCGGGCCATGAGCGCCGACCAGCCGGCGTTGCTGCTGTCCGGCGGGGCGCTGCTGGTGGGCGATCTCGCCCGGCCCGACTTGCTCGGCGGTCAGGAGAAGGCGCAGGAGGCCGCGCGGACGTTCTGCGCCACGATCCAGGACAAGCTGCTGCCCCTGCCCGATCACGTGCAGGTGTTTCCCACACACGTGGCGGGCTCGCTGTGCGGAGGAAACATCGGCAGCCGCCTGTCCACCACGCTGGGCTACGAGCGACGGTCGAACGCGATCCTGGCCGAGGTGGACAACACCGAAGGCTTCGTCCGCGAGTGCATCCGGCTGGACAACCTGCCCGCGGTGCCGCCGTACTGGCAGCGCATGCGTGTACGCAACATGGCCGGAGTGGAACCGCTCGGAGTGCTGGCTGAACCGCCCGCGTTGACCGTCGCCGAGTTCGAACAGCACCGCGCTGAGGGTGTGACCGTGCTGGATGCCCGTCAACCGGAGGCCTTCGGCGGCGGGCACGTTCCCGGGGCGCTCAACGTCGGTCTCGGTGCGGCGTTTCCCACCTGGGCAGGTACGGCGCTGCCGGCCGACGCGCAGGTGCTGCTCGTGCTCGATCACCCGGGGGAGCTGTGGGAAGCGACTTGGCAGCTGCTGCGCATCGGCTACCCGCCCCCGCTGGGATGGTTGCGCGGAGGAATGAGCGCCTGGCGCACCGCTGCCAAACCCCTCGAGGAAACCCCGCAGATCACCGTGGGCGAACTCAACGATGAACTCGAGCGCGGCGAAGTCGAGCTGTTGGACGTGCGCCAACCCGACGAGTGGGCCAACGGCCACGTGCCCGGGGCCACCTATATCACCGGCGCCGAACTGCCCGAGCGTCTCGACGAGGTTCCCGCGGACAAACCCGTAGCGGTGACCTGCGGCAGTGGCTACCGCTCCTCGGTGGCCACCAGCCTGCTGCAGCGCCACGGTCGCAACGAGGTGCGCAACGTCCTCGGCGGTATGAGCGCCTGGAAACAAGCGGAGTTGCCCACCACGCGGGAGGGGTGA
- a CDS encoding DUF302 domain-containing protein yields the protein MAYSRHKYVDADFDTTAQHVRQILDSEGFATPCEVNVTDSFRNLLGKEFRNYLILMVGQPSMAHEAMSSDPHIGTLLPGNLVIYEQVGGSVIAAMDPALLKQLAEPVPEQLGQAMETLLEKLFERITS from the coding sequence ATGGCTTACTCTCGGCACAAGTACGTCGATGCCGACTTCGACACTACCGCCCAGCATGTGCGGCAGATCCTCGACAGCGAGGGGTTCGCGACCCCTTGCGAGGTCAACGTCACCGACTCGTTCCGCAACCTGCTCGGCAAGGAGTTTCGGAACTACCTCATCCTGATGGTCGGTCAACCCTCCATGGCCCACGAAGCCATGAGCAGTGATCCCCACATCGGCACGTTGCTGCCCGGCAACCTCGTCATCTACGAACAGGTCGGGGGCTCCGTCATCGCCGCCATGGACCCCGCACTGCTGAAGCAATTGGCAGAGCCGGTCCCCGAGCAGCTGGGGCAGGCGATGGAGACGCTGCTGGAGAAGCTGTTCGAGCGAATCACCTCCTGA
- a CDS encoding metal-sensitive transcriptional regulator produces the protein MEMRPEMVGDALTRLRRAQGQLAGVIESIEEGGDCAQTLTQLAAVSRALDRAGFRIVASGMRHCQQARDEGEEPPMTEQELERLFLSLA, from the coding sequence GTGGAGATGCGACCTGAAATGGTTGGCGATGCGCTGACCCGCCTGCGCCGGGCCCAGGGACAGCTGGCTGGCGTGATCGAGTCCATCGAGGAGGGCGGTGACTGTGCGCAGACGTTGACCCAGTTGGCCGCCGTGTCCCGCGCCTTGGATCGCGCGGGTTTCAGGATCGTGGCCAGTGGGATGCGGCACTGCCAGCAGGCCCGCGACGAGGGCGAGGAGCCGCCGATGACCGAGCAGGAGCTGGAGCGGTTGTTCCTCTCACTGGCCTGA
- a CDS encoding rhodanese-like domain-containing protein — MTAVNALDHQLAGGLGAEVIATSSLGDRSYLATDGEMAVVVDPQRDVDRFLAAAGRLNVRIALVLETHVHNDYVSGGLELARLTGADYGVAAADEVPFAHMPLADGDVVELSERMRVRAVATPGHTYHHLSYVLEGEQGPVGVFTGGSLLFGTTGRTDLVGQQHSHELARHQHASARKLVEILPDGAQIWPTHGFGSFCSASQTSGDSATIGEQREINPALTLAEGEFVEQMLSGLDAYPAYYAHMGVRNTSGPEPLDLRTPSRATPEELKRRLEAGEWVVDLRSRTAYVDSHLAGTVSLGLDGPMATWLGWMIDWGAPITLLGESREQVGQAQRELARIGIDTFSAAATGQPEELAAETGQLSSTTSAAFADLAAVRDGRGDGLPEVDVVLDVRTNNEWQSSHIVGAVHIPLYELKDRLDEVPAGTVWVHCGSGYRATAAASLLEHAGRTPVLIDDLFGNADGAGLTLTSTT; from the coding sequence ATGACCGCAGTCAACGCACTGGATCACCAGCTTGCTGGTGGTCTGGGTGCCGAGGTGATCGCGACCTCGTCGCTGGGTGATCGCAGTTATCTTGCCACCGATGGCGAGATGGCGGTGGTGGTGGATCCGCAGCGCGATGTGGACCGCTTTCTCGCCGCGGCCGGGCGACTGAACGTGCGGATCGCCCTGGTGCTGGAGACGCACGTGCACAACGACTACGTATCCGGCGGGTTGGAGCTGGCTCGGTTGACCGGGGCCGACTACGGTGTGGCCGCCGCGGACGAGGTGCCCTTCGCGCACATGCCGCTGGCCGACGGCGACGTGGTCGAGCTTTCGGAGCGGATGCGGGTGCGGGCGGTGGCCACGCCGGGACACACGTACCACCACTTGTCCTACGTGCTGGAGGGCGAGCAGGGCCCGGTGGGGGTGTTCACCGGTGGGTCGTTGCTGTTCGGCACGACCGGACGCACCGACTTGGTCGGGCAGCAGCACAGTCACGAGCTGGCCCGGCACCAGCACGCCTCGGCGCGCAAGCTAGTGGAGATCCTGCCGGACGGGGCCCAGATCTGGCCCACCCACGGGTTCGGCAGCTTCTGCTCGGCCAGTCAGACTTCCGGGGACTCGGCCACCATCGGCGAGCAAAGGGAAATCAACCCGGCGCTGACGCTGGCCGAGGGCGAGTTCGTGGAGCAGATGCTGTCCGGGCTGGATGCCTACCCGGCCTACTACGCCCACATGGGGGTGCGCAACACCAGCGGCCCCGAGCCGTTGGACCTGCGTACGCCGTCCCGAGCAACGCCGGAAGAGTTGAAGCGGCGTCTGGAGGCCGGCGAGTGGGTGGTCGACCTGCGCTCACGTACCGCCTACGTCGACTCGCACCTGGCCGGCACGGTCAGTCTCGGTCTGGATGGGCCGATGGCCACGTGGCTGGGGTGGATGATCGACTGGGGTGCGCCGATCACCCTGCTGGGCGAAAGTCGGGAGCAGGTCGGACAAGCCCAGCGCGAGCTGGCCCGCATCGGTATCGACACCTTCTCCGCGGCGGCCACAGGGCAGCCGGAGGAGCTGGCCGCCGAGACCGGCCAGTTGAGCAGCACGACATCGGCCGCCTTCGCTGATCTCGCCGCCGTCAGGGACGGTCGCGGTGACGGACTTCCGGAAGTGGACGTAGTGCTGGACGTGCGCACCAACAACGAGTGGCAATCCTCCCACATCGTCGGGGCGGTGCACATCCCGCTGTACGAGCTCAAGGACCGCCTCGACGAGGTGCCCGCGGGCACGGTGTGGGTGCACTGCGGCAGCGGCTATCGCGCCACCGCAGCGGCCTCGCTGCTGGAACACGCCGGACGCACACCGGTGCTCATCGACGACCTGTTCGGCAATGCCGACGGCGCCGGACTGACCCTGACCTCGACCACCTGA
- a CDS encoding rhodanese-like domain-containing protein, with the protein METPQVRNLLETNPRTRLIDVRTPGEFAAAHIPGSSNVPLDLLREHRSELTASHEDPVVLVCASGARAEQARSVLETAGLDQLSVLSGGVTGWQQHDAPMNHGSGTWGMERQVRLTAGLLVLAGVLASIAYEPLKWIAGFVGGGLTFAAISNTCAMSRVLGLLPHNRTRKGDARRMLPALTGEQAPTGRTAD; encoded by the coding sequence ATGGAAACCCCGCAGGTGCGCAACCTGTTGGAGACCAATCCGCGCACCCGGTTGATCGATGTGCGCACCCCGGGCGAGTTCGCCGCGGCCCACATCCCCGGTTCGTCCAACGTGCCGCTGGACCTGCTGCGCGAGCACCGCAGTGAGCTCACCGCATCCCACGAGGACCCGGTCGTGCTGGTGTGCGCCTCCGGCGCTCGAGCCGAGCAGGCCCGCAGCGTACTGGAGACGGCCGGACTGGATCAGCTCAGCGTCCTGTCCGGGGGTGTGACCGGCTGGCAGCAGCACGACGCACCGATGAACCACGGTTCCGGCACCTGGGGCATGGAACGCCAGGTGCGGTTGACGGCCGGACTGCTGGTGCTGGCCGGGGTACTCGCCAGCATCGCCTACGAGCCGTTGAAGTGGATCGCCGGGTTCGTCGGTGGCGGTTTGACGTTCGCCGCGATCAGCAACACCTGTGCCATGTCGCGGGTGCTGGGGCTGCTCCCGCACAATCGCACCCGCAAGGGCGATGCCCGGAGGATGCTGCCGGCCCTGACCGGCGAGCAGGCGCCCACGGGCCGAACTGCCGACTGA
- a CDS encoding sulfite exporter TauE/SafE family protein, protein MFLAGLFGAIIGLALGLLGAGGSILAVPALVYGVGQPLQMAIPTSLAVVAISSVGGIAPRERRAHVQWPVALVFGAAGVPAAFAGTALGRLVPQRWLLLAFSVLMVVVAVRMLRGGENHAGACRTGEGGINWRSCLPKAVGAGAAVGALTGLFGVGGGFVIVPALAALLGLGAQAAVATSLVIVLINSVAGLAAHASAAARLDYTILLIFAGAALVVSVAAGRLAPRLPADTLRHWFAYVVLAVAAGVALAAILNPGALG, encoded by the coding sequence GTGTTCCTGGCAGGTCTTTTCGGCGCGATCATCGGGTTGGCTCTGGGGCTGCTGGGTGCCGGCGGTTCGATCCTGGCCGTGCCGGCGCTGGTCTACGGCGTCGGGCAGCCCTTGCAGATGGCGATTCCCACCTCGCTGGCGGTGGTCGCGATCTCCTCGGTGGGCGGCATCGCACCCCGGGAGCGGCGTGCCCACGTGCAGTGGCCGGTTGCTCTGGTCTTCGGCGCAGCCGGGGTGCCGGCCGCTTTCGCCGGTACCGCGCTGGGGCGGCTGGTCCCGCAACGTTGGCTGCTGCTGGCCTTCTCGGTACTCATGGTCGTGGTGGCGGTGCGCATGCTGCGTGGCGGCGAGAACCATGCCGGGGCCTGCCGCACCGGCGAAGGCGGTATCAACTGGCGCAGTTGTCTGCCCAAAGCCGTCGGGGCCGGTGCCGCTGTCGGTGCGCTCACTGGGTTGTTCGGCGTCGGCGGCGGCTTCGTCATCGTGCCTGCCCTGGCTGCCCTGCTCGGGCTCGGAGCCCAAGCGGCGGTGGCTACCTCGTTGGTGATCGTGTTGATCAATTCCGTGGCCGGATTGGCCGCCCACGCCAGCGCGGCCGCCCGCCTCGACTACACCATCCTGCTGATCTTCGCCGGCGCCGCACTGGTGGTCTCCGTGGCCGCCGGCCGCCTGGCACCCAGGCTGCCTGCGGACACCCTGCGCCACTGGTTCGCCTACGTCGTCCTCGCCGTCGCCGCCGGTGTGGCCTTGGCGGCCATCCTCAACCCAGGCGCACTCGGCTAG
- a CDS encoding IS701 family transposase, translating to MVLDVISAELEWLHARIAGRFVRSEPRARVREYVSGLVAGLERKNGWTLAEQAGEVGPDGMQRLLRRADWDVGGVRDDVRDYVIERLGAPDGVLIVDETGFIKKGTRSAGVQRQYSGTAGRTENCQIGTFLAYASSAGHALIDRELYLPRSWTDDRDRCRAAGVPDEVGFATKPQQAQAMIDRAVRAGVPFAWVTGDEAYGQVPYLRDWLEQRDVAYVLATKRNDPLTTASGHEHRADELTATISPHSWRRLSVGAGGHGPRLYDWARIPLDTDWPPGRGRWLLARRSISNPNDIAYYVTYGPRRTRLLDLAWTAGSRWHVEECFQQAKNDTGLDHYQARSWRAWYAHTTLSMLALAWLAASKTLATQTNPAPATQT from the coding sequence GTGGTGCTGGATGTGATCTCGGCGGAGTTGGAATGGTTGCACGCGCGGATCGCGGGGCGGTTCGTGCGTTCGGAGCCGCGGGCGCGGGTGCGTGAGTACGTGTCGGGCCTGGTCGCAGGGTTGGAACGGAAGAATGGGTGGACGCTGGCTGAGCAGGCCGGTGAGGTTGGTCCGGATGGGATGCAGCGGTTGTTGCGCCGTGCGGACTGGGATGTTGGCGGGGTTCGCGACGATGTGCGGGACTACGTCATCGAGCGTCTCGGTGCACCGGATGGCGTCTTGATTGTCGACGAGACCGGGTTTATCAAAAAGGGAACCCGCTCGGCCGGCGTGCAACGGCAGTACTCGGGCACGGCCGGGCGCACGGAAAACTGCCAGATCGGCACCTTCCTGGCGTATGCGTCCTCGGCGGGGCACGCGTTGATCGACCGGGAGCTGTACCTGCCGAGGTCGTGGACCGACGATCGTGACCGCTGCCGAGCCGCCGGGGTGCCCGACGAGGTCGGTTTCGCCACCAAACCCCAGCAGGCCCAGGCCATGATTGACCGTGCTGTGCGGGCCGGGGTGCCATTCGCCTGGGTCACCGGCGACGAGGCCTACGGGCAAGTCCCCTACCTGCGGGACTGGCTCGAACAGCGCGACGTCGCCTACGTGCTGGCCACCAAACGTAACGACCCCCTCACTACCGCCTCCGGACACGAACACCGAGCCGACGAACTCACCGCCACGATCTCGCCACATTCCTGGCGACGGCTCTCGGTCGGGGCCGGCGGGCACGGGCCACGCCTGTATGACTGGGCCCGCATCCCGCTCGATACCGACTGGCCGCCCGGGCGGGGTCGCTGGCTGCTGGCACGGCGCTCGATCAGCAACCCCAACGACATCGCCTACTACGTAACCTACGGGCCCCGTCGGACCCGGCTACTCGACCTGGCCTGGACTGCCGGATCCCGGTGGCACGTCGAGGAATGCTTCCAACAGGCCAAAAACGACACTGGACTCGACCACTACCAAGCACGCTCCTGGCGAGCCTGGTATGCCCACACGACCCTGTCCATGCTCGCCCTCGCCTGGCTGGCCGCGTCGAAAACGCTGGCCACACAAACAAACCCAGCGCCAGCGACCCAGACATGA
- a CDS encoding coagulation factor 5/8 type domain-containing protein: MSTSSPENQESGGSAFSRRSALGTMAAAAVATPAVLAGSSQRSARATTTTASSSAEVDLGPNVLVFDPSTPDIQAQLDRIFAEQESAQFGTGRYQLFFKPGTYDGLNAQLGFYTSIAGLGLSPDDTTINGDVTVDAGWFDGNATQNFWRSAENLALRPVSGTDRWAVAQAAPFRRMHVKGGLNLAPSGYGWASGGYIADSRVDGTVSPYSQQQWYTRDSAVGGWSNGVWNMVFSGVAGAPAQSFPEPPYTTLATTPISREKPFMYLDGSEFRVFLPALRTGASGTTWEGGAPAGESLSLSRFHVVKPGATAATINAALEQGKHLLVTPGIYHLDEPIRVNRANTVVLGLGYATLIPDNGVTALKVADVDGVRIAGLLVDAGTANSETLVEIGPDGSSADHAGNPISVQDLFVRIGGAGPGKATTSVVVNAHDTLIDHTWLWRADHGSGVGWETNRADYGLVVNGDNVLATGLFAEHFNKYDVQWYGQHGRTVFFQNEKAYDAPDQAAINHDGIRGYAAYKVGDSVTTHEGWGMGSYCNYTADSTIRQGRGFAAPNTPGVVFHDLLVVSLGGKGQYDNVINDTGAATSGSDTVPSTVISYP; encoded by the coding sequence GTGTCCACCTCTTCACCAGAGAACCAGGAATCCGGCGGGAGCGCGTTCTCCCGCCGAAGCGCCCTCGGCACGATGGCCGCTGCCGCCGTGGCGACTCCGGCCGTGCTGGCCGGGTCGTCGCAGCGCTCCGCGCGGGCCACCACGACGACGGCGTCCTCGAGCGCCGAGGTCGACCTCGGTCCGAACGTGCTGGTTTTCGACCCCAGCACCCCCGACATCCAGGCGCAGCTGGACCGGATCTTCGCCGAGCAGGAGTCGGCGCAGTTCGGCACGGGCCGCTACCAGCTGTTCTTCAAGCCGGGCACCTACGACGGGCTCAACGCCCAGCTGGGTTTTTACACCTCGATCGCGGGGCTGGGGCTGTCGCCCGACGACACGACGATCAACGGCGATGTCACCGTCGACGCCGGCTGGTTCGACGGCAACGCGACGCAGAACTTCTGGCGCTCCGCGGAGAATCTCGCGCTGAGACCGGTGAGCGGAACGGACCGCTGGGCGGTCGCTCAGGCCGCGCCGTTCCGGCGGATGCACGTCAAGGGCGGGCTCAATCTGGCACCGAGCGGGTACGGCTGGGCCAGCGGTGGCTACATCGCCGACAGCCGTGTCGACGGTACGGTGTCTCCGTACTCGCAGCAGCAGTGGTACACCCGCGACAGTGCTGTGGGCGGTTGGAGCAACGGCGTGTGGAACATGGTCTTCTCCGGTGTCGCGGGGGCTCCGGCGCAGAGCTTCCCCGAACCGCCGTACACGACGCTGGCAACGACCCCGATCTCGCGGGAGAAGCCGTTCATGTACCTCGACGGCAGCGAGTTCAGGGTCTTCCTGCCCGCGCTGCGCACGGGAGCCAGCGGTACCACGTGGGAGGGCGGTGCGCCGGCGGGCGAGTCGCTGTCGCTGTCGCGGTTCCACGTCGTCAAGCCAGGGGCGACCGCGGCCACGATCAACGCCGCGCTCGAGCAGGGCAAGCACCTGCTGGTCACGCCCGGCATCTACCACCTCGACGAGCCGATCCGGGTCAACCGGGCCAACACCGTGGTCCTCGGGCTCGGCTACGCCACGCTCATCCCGGACAACGGGGTCACGGCCCTGAAGGTGGCCGATGTGGACGGGGTGCGGATCGCCGGACTCCTCGTCGACGCGGGAACCGCCAACTCGGAGACCCTGGTGGAGATCGGTCCCGACGGGTCTTCCGCAGATCATGCGGGCAACCCGATCTCGGTGCAGGACTTGTTCGTCCGCATCGGCGGGGCGGGGCCCGGTAAGGCCACCACCAGCGTGGTCGTCAACGCCCACGACACGCTCATCGACCACACCTGGCTCTGGCGCGCCGACCACGGCAGCGGTGTGGGCTGGGAGACCAACCGCGCCGACTACGGCTTGGTCGTCAACGGGGACAACGTGCTGGCCACCGGGCTGTTCGCCGAGCACTTCAACAAGTACGACGTGCAGTGGTACGGACAGCACGGCCGGACCGTGTTCTTCCAGAACGAGAAGGCCTACGACGCCCCCGACCAGGCCGCGATCAACCACGACGGGATCCGCGGATACGCCGCCTACAAGGTCGGCGACTCCGTGACGACCCACGAAGGTTGGGGTATGGGCAGCTACTGCAACTACACCGCGGACTCGACCATCCGCCAGGGGCGCGGCTTCGCCGCACCGAACACACCGGGCGTGGTCTTCCACGACCTGCTGGTCGTCTCGCTCGGCGGCAAGGGGCAATACGACAACGTCATCAACGACACCGGAGCGGCCACCTCCGGATCGGACACCGTGCCCTCCACCGTGATCTCCTATCCCTAA
- a CDS encoding DDE-type integrase/transposase/recombinase, which yields MYRNIQPSCRRGITPGLGYALAERLSTELSTDCLNSAVGFRGSVVAGVIFHSDRGCQCTSTQLAQRCAKLGIRHLLGRTGICGGNAVVESFFGALKRKLVHRHRFTARAQAREVVFTWTRTRCNRQDCTPLWTTPAPSTGKPTMTTHNPWQHN from the coding sequence ATGTATCGCAACATCCAGCCGTCGTGCCGACGTGGGATCACGCCGGGGCTGGGCTACGCGTTGGCCGAGCGTCTGAGCACTGAGCTGAGCACCGACTGCCTAAACAGCGCTGTCGGCTTCCGGGGTAGCGTCGTGGCCGGAGTGATCTTTCACAGCGACCGAGGATGCCAATGCACCAGCACCCAGTTGGCCCAGCGCTGCGCCAAGCTGGGCATCCGGCATTTGCTGGGGCGCACCGGGATCTGTGGGGGCAACGCGGTCGTGGAGTCGTTTTTCGGAGCGTTGAAACGAAAACTCGTGCACCGACACCGCTTCACCGCCCGAGCCCAGGCACGCGAGGTCGTTTTCACCTGGACCCGGACCCGGTGCAACCGCCAGGACTGCACTCCGCTCTGGACTACGCCAGCCCCGAGCACTGGGAAGCCCACCATGACCACCCACAACCCATGGCAGCATAACTAA
- a CDS encoding PaaI family thioesterase, with product MSAVEEDGAVHGSAVDQLREALSGTEQLVVRMGLEITAWNPDHLVGTLPVTGNRQPYGLLHGGANAVLAETLGSIAAALHTGASRQALGVDLSCTHHRSPTGQRVTGTATPLHRGRNLATYEITINDDDGNRTCTARLTCVLREHPSHPLPS from the coding sequence ATGTCTGCGGTCGAGGAGGACGGTGCGGTGCACGGCAGCGCCGTCGATCAGCTCAGGGAGGCGCTGTCCGGAACGGAGCAGCTCGTCGTCCGGATGGGTCTGGAGATCACGGCGTGGAACCCGGATCACCTGGTCGGCACCCTGCCTGTGACAGGTAACCGCCAGCCCTACGGGTTGCTGCACGGTGGGGCGAACGCGGTCCTGGCCGAGACGCTCGGCTCGATCGCCGCGGCGCTGCACACCGGGGCGAGTCGGCAAGCCCTGGGCGTGGATCTGTCCTGCACGCACCACAGATCGCCCACCGGCCAGCGGGTGACCGGGACCGCGACACCGCTGCACCGGGGACGCAACCTCGCCACCTACGAGATCACGATCAACGATGACGACGGAAACCGCACGTGCACCGCACGACTGACCTGCGTGCTCCGAGAACACCCCTCCCACCCCCTCCCCTCGTGA
- a CDS encoding benzoate/H(+) symporter BenE family transporter — protein MSSSPPAAPPRAGTDDRLVEQGPGVRSGLRDLPAHLNLSTVGAAVVATVFGCTGPALIIINGAGDAGLSASQTASWIFGVYVFGGLNSLLLALYYRQPIAGAWSIPGAVLVVDALGTFTLGELVGAYLVSGALVLLLALTGVLRRVMTWLPGPIIMAMIAGALVEFAIGVVEAGRAAPWIVTSALAGYLLVTRFSKKLPGVVGALVASAVAAGLTGAFVGIDPDTRLAVPALVVPTFDWGAVLAVSVPLTVLIIGAENAQATGALMAASYRPPINSMSLLSGLSGLAAAGFGGHTSNIAGPMTAICTSRDAGPEAGRYAAAVLNGILFIAFGVVSSVAVAFVTALPVELVTSVAGLAMITVLLSSFQGAFGSSRFQIGAFFALVIAMSGVSIAGISSPFWALLGGVTASLLLEFDQFRDRADHSD, from the coding sequence ATGAGCAGCTCTCCTCCGGCAGCGCCCCCACGTGCCGGCACAGACGATCGACTCGTCGAACAGGGGCCAGGGGTACGTAGCGGCTTGCGGGACCTGCCCGCGCACCTGAATCTCTCCACTGTGGGCGCGGCCGTGGTCGCTACCGTGTTCGGCTGTACCGGCCCCGCGCTGATCATCATCAACGGAGCGGGAGACGCGGGGCTCTCGGCCTCCCAGACCGCGTCCTGGATCTTCGGGGTCTACGTATTCGGCGGTCTGAACTCCCTGCTGCTCGCGCTCTACTACAGGCAGCCCATAGCAGGAGCGTGGAGTATCCCTGGTGCGGTGCTCGTAGTGGATGCGCTCGGCACCTTCACCTTGGGAGAGCTCGTCGGAGCGTACCTGGTGAGCGGCGCCTTGGTGCTCCTGCTCGCACTGACCGGAGTGCTCCGCCGGGTGATGACCTGGCTGCCTGGCCCCATCATCATGGCCATGATCGCCGGCGCGCTCGTCGAGTTCGCGATCGGTGTCGTCGAGGCGGGGCGCGCCGCCCCCTGGATCGTGACCTCCGCGCTGGCCGGCTACCTGCTCGTGACGCGATTCAGCAAGAAGCTCCCGGGCGTCGTTGGTGCGCTCGTGGCCAGCGCGGTGGCCGCCGGATTGACGGGTGCGTTCGTGGGAATCGACCCGGATACCCGGCTCGCCGTGCCGGCGCTCGTCGTGCCCACGTTCGACTGGGGAGCGGTCTTGGCCGTCTCCGTGCCGTTGACCGTGCTTATCATCGGGGCCGAGAACGCGCAGGCGACCGGAGCGCTGATGGCCGCGAGCTACCGTCCACCGATCAACTCCATGTCGTTGCTCAGCGGCCTCAGCGGACTGGCCGCGGCCGGTTTCGGAGGGCACACGTCCAACATCGCGGGTCCTATGACCGCCATCTGCACGTCCCGCGATGCCGGCCCCGAGGCGGGGCGTTACGCGGCGGCCGTGCTCAACGGGATCCTGTTCATCGCCTTCGGGGTGGTTTCGAGCGTTGCCGTCGCGTTCGTCACCGCGCTCCCGGTCGAACTCGTCACCTCCGTTGCCGGCTTGGCGATGATCACGGTTCTGCTGTCGTCCTTCCAAGGTGCTTTCGGCAGCTCCCGGTTCCAGATCGGGGCGTTCTTCGCGCTCGTCATCGCCATGAGCGGAGTCAGCATCGCGGGTATATCCAGCCCTTTCTGGGCTCTGCTCGGCGGTGTGACGGCGTCCCTGCTGCTCGAATTCGACCAGTTCAGGGATCGCGCCGATCACTCCGACTGA